The stretch of DNA TTGTTGTATTGATTCCTTTTGTATTTTAAAGtcaagatatatcaaatgaaaattTAATCTTCTTTCATCCTGAATGTTGCCTTGGAGTATTCTATTTTGAAAAATAAGTTTTTTATTAGTAATTTAGGTTACTTGTGCAATTTTCTTTATTTGATAACTATATTATTAGTTTAAGGATCTCCTAATCTTTATCTGTTTCTTATACGTATGATAACATTGCTGCTAGCCCATTTATGCTTCCCTTGATAATCTGACACTTTGAATCAGCGTACTACAATTACCCCTTTAATTTTTGGGTTGGATTGCAATTTATTTAATCGTTCAACATAGGCATTCATGTTTCATGCACTTTCACTGTTCAACTGTTTTTTTTTTCAGTCATGTTTTACATGAATGACTGATTATTGGAAACTTACATATATGCTTCTGTTTCATAGGTAGGATTACAGCATAAACCTACAAATATCAAGATGAAGACAGCCAACCTTATACAAATTAATGTTTCCAAGGAGAAGGTTAGTGACTACGAACATGCATTTTATAGTGCTATATCACATACTTTCAGTTGGGATGTGACActtcatcttttttttattattatcatagtATAAAATCTTCTTGATAGTGGTAGCAACTCTAACAGGTAAACTTTTTTAAAATGACTAAAAACACCAGCTGGCTGCTAATGGTTACAAACATACTTACCTAAAAAGGGGTGCTAATGGTCTCTATTGTACCTTTTCTTCATATCACATCAAAAGGACTTTCATAAACGTAGATTAAGTGTGTTAGTCCTGCATCATACTTTTGCATTATGGATGTTATGTTGGCAGCCTATGCAATGCATGGTTCGTGGTACGTAGGGCTATCTCTTTGATGCTCTATCAAGTTTGCAGTCACTGGGAAATGTGGCACTTAGTTTTAAACTTCAGTAGGTACAAAACTAGATTTAGATTATATCTTGTTATCTGGAGAACATGTAGCAAGATATGATACAACATGCATGCTGTGCGCAAAAAGACTTGACCATTAGCAAGATATGATACAACATGCATGCATGTAGTACTTAAAAGAGTTTGCTCATCAAAAAACCAGTAAGAATTGTTTGTACTTTACGGTTACATAAACAACACCAATAGCTATGCAACTAGACTTTTTTAACCTCTGTACTTGATGTTGattgtgaacttttttttttccttctgttgGTAAGTTGcttgtttaatattattatgcaatGCAGATTGCAGACTTTTCTCTAAATATTCATAATTATTCGGTGCCTTCACATAAACCTTCTTAATTATCTTCTTAGGGTTGCTGCATTTTACTTCCTTAATCTTTATGTTAAAGGGTGTGCCTATAGCATTAAGCCTAGGGAGTGATAATGCTTGACACTGGAGTTGTGGATGAGCCGCAGCACAAACTTATAAGAGGCATCCTAGGCCTAAGTATATaattaatgataaataaaaaggtTTGTTTGATTCTTACGAATTAGATACAAACTTTAAAGCTAATAAGCAGTTTTTCTATGTTTGGTTAAGTATTGGTTAAGTATCCTTTAAGGATATGTCTCAGCATCATCTGTTGGTGCAACATACTCATGTAACTGTATCTTGATATACccattttttgttttcttaaaaGCATAGTTTCTTGATATACCCATCTGTTAACTCATTAGATATTATGAGTTTCAATTATGCAGGTTAAGGCATGCTCAATGCCTCGGCTTCCTGGGTACAAGGAGCTCGTTTCTGATTTGGGTCCTATTCATGCTAGACTCTCATGTGAAAACTCCATAGCTAAACGGCATCCTGTTTACAAATGCAGTGAAGTTCAGGTTTTCTCATGCCTCAtggtttttaagtttgttctttgttTGCTATGCTACAAATTACTACAAGAAAAACACTGACCATTAATATGCTCTAGTTTGAAATTGGCCAATTGAAAAGATGGGAGGAATGGTGTGAGCACTAATCTACATAGGGCACTGCATGCATTTAAAAGAATTTGGTGATAGTCCCTTGTTCTTGCAATCAGTGGTGTCCATTCAAATCAAACTTCCTTGTTCTTGCAATCACTAATTCTCttgttttataatttttgttaaagCATTCTTATTCACAGTCATGAAATGTTGAAGATTTGATGTGGTTCTATTTGCAGGCTGAAGCTGCTGGGCAATTCTTAAATGCCATGAGACGCTACTTGGAATCTCTTTGTTCTAATTTGCGCTCTCATACAATAACTAACGTGCAGTCAAATAATGACAAGGTTATTCATATCTATCTAACTGGTTATTGTTGGGATTTTTATGCTAACATATGCATGTACATGACTTGTTATCAGTGAGTTTGTTTCATGAATATCTTTTTAAGTTATCAGTCAAATAATGACATGAATATCTTTTGAACACAGGTATCACTTCTACTTAAAGACAGTTTTATTGATTCCTTTCCAACTAAAGATCGTCAATTCGTTAAGGTGACAACACATGACTTTCATATGTTTTTgacatattagaaaaaaaaattcatattttttcttttgagTATTACGATATTTTGGTTTGACACTAGGTTTGGTAATTTTAGACTCTTGCAGCAAATAATAGAATTTTCTGCTGCTGACCATCCATTAATGCTGCAGCTCTTTGTGGAGACACAACTATTTTCTGTTCTATCAGATTCGCGGCTTTCTAGATATGAGACTGAATAGATTTTGCTGCCGATTAAGATTTGGGATGTGGTCACAAAGAGCTTTCGGACGTGGTTGAATTCACGTATGATCAGCACGGCTTTTACTACCGCAAGCGGAGTGCCGTTCCCGaagaagagcagcagcagcagccggtagtgtaaaatattttgtcGTTGTGCCCTTCCAAGCCTCATGGTGATGCATCCTAGTCTTTTTTTTGTAAAACGGGGATGCCTTGGTGTATCTGAGCTCTGTTTGCCTTATATATACATGAAGTTTGTCCATATCCAATAAAGTTTTGTTATTTTCCGGTTTATGCTTTGTTGCTCACAATTTTTGGTTCCGTGTTAAAATTTTCAAATCTCATCCCTTATGCCGTTCTTCATGCAACTTTGATAAAATTAAAGAAACTTAAAACTTGATTAATTTAAAGTTAGAAAACTAGAAGTTCTCTTACTAAATTAATTGCATATCCAATAAAATTAATTCGAGCAAAAAACTAGAAaccagaagaaaaaaagaagaatttcACAACATGCAGAATGTAGTAGTAGCCATCAAACAAAAAAAGATTGGGGAAGCGTACCTTGTGGCAAATCTTTTTCATTCATGGGCATAATCCTGCACCATAATATCTCAGCGCGATAACATATGCACAATGTTGTCCCAGGTATTTTTCAGATTGGTATTTTTGCCAATCCAACAAACCTAAGATCTAAAATCTGGTCTAGGCAGCTAAAAAACTTGTACATTTAAAAACTAGGAATGCTGCAGCCATcgttagaaagaaagaaagagagggcTGGAGAAGACAGGGAAAGAAGATCTCTCACCAAGTCCCGCCTCGCTGACAACTGGGCTCGAGCGAAGGGATGAGCTGCGGGTGGAGCTCCTGCAGGGGCGACCTGAGAACACATCACCCTGCCAAATCAAACGGCAGAAACCGCCCCGGAGTCGTAGTGGCGCATGTGGTCGCAGGTCGCTCCTGTTGGAACTCCTCCCCTGTGCTACCTACACTTCCTCCTCCCCCCAGTCTACTTCTTTATGTACACCTCCTGTTGATCTGCAGGTTTGTACTCCCCGGCTCTCCACATGTACTGGAAGGGCGGGTTTAAGTGAAGAGGGAGTACAGTTGATAGTACCGTCCATATCTATCCTCGTACTGCCGCGTCCTCCCCCCTCCCGTCTCCATTATTTTACCCCCATATTTTCCTTTGGCGTCTCCGAGCACATCAAGTGACGTGTCGCGGGCTAATACATCCCTGGCCCATTCCTCGACTCTCTCGTGGACTTCCATCTGTCGGACAGGACTCCGATTCCCAATGGTTCGCCATCTCATCCAATTCCTAGTGTAGTGAGTAGACGAGTCCTTTGGGTCGAATCAAGCCAAGACGATTCGGGCGAGTCTAATTAATCGATCAATGGATCTAGTTGTCTAACCGAAGTGAGGACGCTTTCCTTACAAACAATTAAAGATAATCTAAGTCGTGTGTACATAGTTTGAAGCACGAATCTTGAGCATGTGGAAGCAAAGGGGCGGTGGGCATACCTAGTGGACCTTCTGTTGAACTCAAGTGGTTTCTTGGTTTCGTGAAGACCGCTCCACCTTCCACCGATCGCCAAGGAAAACACATCAAGAAGCCAAGAAACACACAACAAGCAGATCAAATAAAACTTGTGAAAGAACTCGGATCATAAGCCAGGAAACAAATGCGACATACCGTACAATTAAATTGAGTCTTTAAGCGAAAACTTGGGGCAAAGTACAAACCATGCCCAAGAAATCATGATGCTATGATATATCGAAGAGTATAAGGAGGTTCAATCCCTACAACAAAATTGGGATACATGATACAACTAATGGTGTCGACACCGATCAAATCAAGACCATCAAGAAATCAATCCGTCACGGAAGCAATGGGAAATCACTAACCCATGCGGAGGAAGTAAAGAAAGAAAGGTAAGCCGATGAATAATGTCACGAATCAACAGGAAACCAACACCACGATCGATGAAAggagaaaggaggagaagaatgaGACAGATGCACCTCAGTCCAGGCATAAATGGCAGCAAGAAAGCGCGCATTCTTGAAGAAGAACTTGTTGTCGACGACATTGAGGATCCTCGCTTGCTTGACAAGCCGCGCCGTCACCtgcgccttctctctctctctctctctcttcgaagTGGAGGATTAAAAGAATAtttcctctttatatatatatctcttgatATGTAGCGAACTTTTTCTTATGAGAAAACTATTTTTTCTTTTGGAACGAACTTTCGAAAAAAAAAGCGCCAATCGGAAACTGTTTGCAGAGGTCTCAACTTTTAAAATTTTGAACAGAGCACCGCTGATCACATGTAAAAATTCTCTTAGATGGTAAAATATTTAGTCACTACAACTGATAGGGTATATTTTGGGCCCGGACACGCCACAGCTGATACCACACGCTAAGTCAGAATCGTACCAAAAAGTTGTTCCGTATGTCCCATCTCGAGAGCTTGGGGCGATGTCGTCTGACGCTACTCCGCATGTCCCGGGAACGACGATCGATCAAAAGtgtcgtcccatccctcgaggGTCAACGATCACGTCAAATCGATGCGCTACCGACCCTCATGCAATGGTATAAAGCCCCTAGCCGACCTCCGGCCAGAGGGAGGGAGACATAAAAAAACAATCCACCCCACACTGACTTACTCGTCGAAGGGGCCAAAGccggggatcacccgacgagggccattttttGCAGGCGAACGACCACCTACGAGCGGCGAGCACCTCAACCCAGGAGACGCCATACACCGCGCAACGGAGAGATGTCAATCAACCCAGATCCCGACCAACGCTAACCAACACTCCTTCCCGAGAGCACAGCCACCTCATCATCCAGCTCACTCTATAGAAAGCTCCTGACATCGACCTGCAGAACTagtcgtgctgactcatcagccacggtatatttgttcgctaacaacaactatattttttttataaatagataaataCATGATATTGGTTTCAACATTAAAAAACTCCTAATTATATTATTTGAGACGTTTCTTAATTtctcaaaattattatttttttttataaacacgTGGTTACATAAGTTTCTTAGTCTAAAGGATTAACCTCTGATGACAATAATCTATCATTGAAACTCTAATTTTATTTTACAGATTGATGTGCTAATTAAAACTAGATTTCTTAGACAAGAATTGTCTATTCGAGAACTCTTAACTTCTAAAAATCAATCATTTTCATTAGGAAAACATTTATAAAAGATTAGGATTACGATTATTAGctttatgtgtttatattttcacTAATAAATTGAGAATATACATGCATTAGTAAATATTTAGAGAAGTTATATTGCAAAAAATTGAACGAATGCGATCATGCATAATACTTCTAGTGAAGAATACATGTATGAGAATTAAAAGCAACCTAAATCGATGGACACCTTAATCAGTAGACCATCACTGCACGCTTGCTTCCTAAAGCAGATGACAGAAAGGGGACGGATGCTTCCTTGGTTTCGGAATCCGCTTCACCCTACCGAATCCAAACGCAACAGAAGAACGGGGGGAGGAGACGATTCAAAGAGAAGAAACTGAAAACGAGCAAGAAAGGGGTGTAATTGCCTGAAAGAAAACCCAAAAAGCCAAAGAAACAAACAGATCAAACGGAACATGTAGTGAACATTGAATCTTGTGCAATTGCCTGAAAGAAAACCCAAATCGCCAAAGAAACGAACAGATGAAACGGAACATGTAGTAAACGTTGAATCTTGCGCAATTGCCTAAAAGAAAACCCAAATCGCCAAGAAGCGAACAGATCAAATCGAATCCAAGAAATCATGATGCAGAAAAGATTTAATGAATCAAGGAGTGAGCGGATTGTCCAAACGCTAGATAAGAACTAGGATTTCTGCAGCCAGAAAGAAACCATCCAAACCAGAACTGACGAAGAAGGGTGAGACACATCTACCTCGGTGTTTCTTGAACTCCCGTTCGCTCGACGGCGATCGCCGTCACCGGCGCCATCGCTCTGCCCTCCACTTATATCGGTGTTTCTCTGGTATTGGAATTGGTTGGTCTCATTGTCTCCCGATacttgaatgaatgaatgaaaggaAAGGGCGGTTTCTTCTTTTGAATTGTTTTACCACGAGGAGATACGCGATGCATTTACGCGCGACCTCTCTCAAATGATATGACATTTAAGATCCATATTTTTCATCTTTTAAAAATAATCCTTGATAacggaaaaaaaatatttttataaatatataaatggatgatttttgtgaaatttttttttttttctgtgctcgtattttttatttttcccgTATAGTACCTTTATTTTCTATAATTTCATAaatattctttctttctctgtcgcTTTCATCCAACCAATATCACCTGCTCTTCCCTACGCATCACCATTAATGCTTCAATGCGATGCCCATTGCGTTTGTCGCCTTAGTCCTATTCCTCATTAGTTGTGTTCGTTGCTTTAAGGCCCCCTTCCCCACTTGTTGTGCAATGCGAGACATTATTGTCTTTGGGTAGCACCCTTCCTTCTTTGTTGCATCTATCATCTCTGCCCCTTGCCTATCACTATGAGGCCCTCACCCTTCCTCGAGACGCAATACTCTGTCGACTTCAACAATCGAGTATTGCGTCTCGAGGAAGGGTGAGGATCATCTTTATCAACGATGACAAATCCattctttctttattttctagggtgaaaataataagcaaaaaagaaaacAGGAATGTCTAACATAATGGGTGAGGAAGGAAAGAGAAATTACGAGATTATAAAAATAATGAGAACTAtattgaaaaaagaaaaacaagatacaccttatgggaaaaaaaaaatattttcaaaaaaatcattctatataaataaatgatgataaattttaaaTAAGTCTTCTATTGGATACTTAAAATGACAAGTAAGAAAGACAAGAAGAATACATAGTTTAAGCGTCTTGGATTCTTCTATTTTTCCACTGTGACTAATTAGAAAGTAATAATCTAACATAGGATTCACTGATCTCCATCAGTGGTCCTTCACCTACGCCATGATTCTTGCCACCTTAACATAAATTATTGCCATCTTTTGGACTTTACTAATAAGTTCATTTCAGATCCAAATCTTCGGATCCAAGAAAGACTTTCATGATTTATCataagattttgaatttaaatcttattttcatcatttttttataaataaataaataaataaaattattcacTAAAGGAATAAAGAAACTAACAAACAATGGTTGAAATAAGCTAATTAATGTTCTATTTTCCTGCTAAAACTAAGAAAATATTTATACATCTCCAGTGGAAAAAAAGTTGttgtttttttatattcttctttttttttggctTTTTTGGGTGGGGGGGCCGCGTTGGAGAGGAGGGGATTGCATCAACGGAGGAGTAACGAGGGACGGCGCGGCGCCGTGGTGCTCCGCCGCTCGCAGACAGCCTTCTGACGGCGCATCTCCACGATGCGGCGGTGGGAGTTGGAGTGGATGGCGGCGGAAAAGGTGGGGCTGCTCGCCGGCCGGTACTCTGGGACCAGACGACCGGATTTGAACCTCACGCCGCACGCGTTGCAGAGCGTCTTCGGCCCTTCCGGCCCCGCCCGCCACTGCGGCGTCTCCTCCGCCTGGCAGTGCCTGCACCGCCGCCGCTCTAGGGTGCACACCCTCTTCGCTCCGGCCATGGCGGCTGGCTTCGGGGGGAAGCAGGTTGGCACCCTCCGTCCCCGCCTCCGTGTTTTGCTCCTCGGACGCACCGGCGCGGAGAACGAAGCCGCGGCCGCCAGGACCGAAACAGGGCTCGGCCGCTCCCCCACCGCGCACATTGCGGCCCCGGCCTCGATTCCGCTccctccgccgccgctgccgccgccgctgcggGAGGGGGCGGGAATCTCGAACGACGTCTCCAGCGCCGGAAACGCGTCCTTGTTCGCGAGCCACTCgagctcctcttcctcctcgtctcctcCATCTCCTCCCTCCGTCGGCAGCCCCTACAAAAGCCCCACATTAGGAACAATAAAAAGAAAGGATTTTGATCATTTTTCTAAGCCAAAAACAGGATTTTGACGAGGTTGGAAAGGAACCGGAAGGCCATCTCCGGACGGGTCGAATAATTCCTGGAAGAGGAGGGCGTGGAGCTGCAACTCCCCTGCGGCAGCTGTGGCGGCCGAGGATGACGCCGCCTCAAGTGGCGGATGGTAAGGGTCGGATGTGAAGTCCATAAACAGGAGTTCGTCGGCAAAGCACGCCTCCGCTGCGGTCTCCTCCTCCAATGGCTCGGTCATCGCCTTCTCTGAGAGCGCCATGGCTGTATGCTTCACTTACCCCGTCAAAGAAGTGGAGAGAGATGAGAGGATAAAGAGCAACAAGTTTCCAACGAGAGAAGCCGATAGGAAGATTCCAATCTCGGCGTTGATTACAATGTCCTTaagatggatactgatatggcaaaaaatggcggaCGTCACTCCTGGCAatgtcccccgcacgtggacaggcgcggcgccccaggaagAGCAATAAGGGTGACGAtctgcgtccggacgtcagcctcgctgagcccacagcccccttcagttgacccagcacagtaggacgagacaaaagtaggtagcggttggagctcgcccataccctgcgattccccggtcccctacgcaacatcctcggcgatgtcggacgctaTCGGAGGTACGGCCCCGACTGACGGGATGGTGCGCCCGGTAATGCCGAGTCCCCCTATAAACACCCCCGAGCCAGAAGGAGAAGAGGGACTGGCTCCTGAAAGGAAAACGACCTCCACGTCActctctaacttgatcatcggaggggtcgggtggagcatcccgacccgacctttgtgcaggtaccgagCCGAGGCCCCCGTCTGGATACGCAGCATCCCCGCCCGGAGGAAGTCGCAGCGTCGCCCCGAGGCCGAGGCCGCGCCCGACCGCCTTGGCAGAGACgagcaacgccccagggagatcctcgccattcggacccccgaacgagccgagacgaccccccgggtcacggctaagaaaaaggtgtttaccctaacataatggcgctagaaggagggccggtccgaatgtcaagcgatcaacaGGCTCACTTCGACGAACCCCCAGCCGTCAGGTCGCACACGACCGACGCAACGGATGAGCATCCCCAACAGGAGGGGGttcgggacgagcgccccgcTGCGATCTCGAAGCGCTATTGGCGATCGTTCAACGACCCTGGTCTGTCGCCGCCCATCGCCAATCCCGGTGGCCCGTCCCCCGTGCCgcctgaagccttctacgacCTCACACACCAGGTCCAAGCTCTTACGGGAGTGATGCAGACCATCATTCCGCTGGTCTCTCCTCCAACGTCTTCGCACTCAACCCTGCCTCCACCACGGCAACGGTCCGCCGCCCAGAACCCCGCACTGCTTCCCGAGTCTCTCGCTTCGCCTCCGGGCCAATCGACCCAACCCGggagccgaggagcggaggaCCCAGCGACGCACCCGACGCCCGTAGCCCCACTTTCAGACTCGGCGGAGGGCCTGTGGGCCCAGCTACGCCTCGTAGGCCGCCGACTGGACGAGGTGCAGCGTGAGGTTCGCCGGACCAGGGGAGACCCGGGGGCCGAGCAACACCAGGGGTCCCCTTTcacccccgagattcaagagcatgcgatcccgccgcattttcggctcccTTCATTAGACGCCTACGATGGCGCCACCGACCCGGCTGACCACGTAGCCGCTTTCCGCGCCCAGATGGCACTGTATGGGATGTCCGACGCCCTGATGAGCAGGGTCTTCCCGACAACCCTGCGAGGCCCAGCCCGGGCGTGGTACAACAATCTGAAGACCGCGTCCATCGCCTCTTTCAACCAGTTGgccaaggatttcgaacttaactTTCTGGCTCACGCCAAGCCGAGGCCGTCGGTGGcaatgctcctcgggctcaaccagagggaggacg from Musa acuminata AAA Group cultivar baxijiao chromosome BXJ2-11, Cavendish_Baxijiao_AAA, whole genome shotgun sequence encodes:
- the LOC135626264 gene encoding GATA transcription factor 1-like, producing the protein MALSEKAMTEPLEEETAAEACFADELLFMDFTSDPYHPPLEAASSSAATAAAGELQLHALLFQELFDPSGDGLPGLPTEGGDGGDEEEEELEWLANKDAFPALETSFEIPAPSRSGGGSGGGGSGIEAGAAMCAVGERPSPVSVLAAAASFSAPVRPRSKTRRRGRRVPTCFPPKPAAMAGAKRVCTLERRRCRHCQAEETPQWRAGPEGPKTLCNACGVRFKSGRLVPEYRPASSPTFSAAIHSNSHRRIVEMRRQKAVCERRSTTAPRRPSLLLR